The following proteins come from a genomic window of Triticum aestivum cultivar Chinese Spring chromosome 6A, IWGSC CS RefSeq v2.1, whole genome shotgun sequence:
- the LOC123129492 gene encoding uncharacterized protein, translating to MHQHHCAEALSRGDLPGAGYRIYVREWRLEAHADNEDQLHHVRLCLEGVPLHGWNNYIATFLIGRGCSLDYIEPRSLRKEDTRYMALWAWTADPSAIPKVKWLTLPARGHRRRGRRGLCHRVIIHLDLHEDHSKAGDDDDNPLPPEVHEFTWYMKFVDGTYTPRDRRPAQGCTERRPDRRQDDSDRDGRRGRDGGRAREGWGAKVRRSLSRNTRERHHDDGQDRTRDRSGGH from the coding sequence ATGCATCAGCACCACTGCGCCGAGGCTCTGTCCCGCGGTGATCTTCCCGGCGCTGGCTACCGCATCTATGTGCGTGAGTGGAGGCTTGAAGCGCACGCCGACAATGAGGACCAGCTCCACCACGTCCGGCTCTGCTTGGAAGGCGTCCCGCTGCACGGCTGGAACAACTACATCGCCACCTTCCTCATCGGCCGTGGCTGCTCTCTCGACTACATCGAGCCACGTTCCCTTCGCAAGGAGGACACGAGGTACATGGCACTGTGGGCATGGACGGCCGATCCCAGTGCCATCCCCAAGGTCAAATGGCTAACGCTGCCGGCCCGTGGTCACCGCCGTCGGGGACGGCGCGGCCTTTGTCATCGCGTCATCATCCATCTGGACCTCCACGAGGACCACTCCAAGGCCGGCGACGACGATGACAACCCGCTGCCACCGGAAGTTCATGAATTCACCTGGTATATGAAGTTTGTCGATGGCACGTACACCCCAAGGGATCGCCGACCTGCGCAGGGGTGTACTGAGCGGCGCCCGGATAGGCGCCAAGATGACAGCGACCGCGACGGCCGGCGCGGGCGCGATGGTGGCCGTGCTCGGGAGGGCTGGGGCGCCAAGGTGCGGCGCTCGCTCTCTCGCAACACTCGCGAGCGCCACCACGATGATGGCCAGGACCGCACCAGGGACCGCTCGGGAGGGCACTGA